One window of the Vicinamibacterales bacterium genome contains the following:
- a CDS encoding DegT/DnrJ/EryC1/StrS family aminotransferase: MTVARIPFMSLRLGEDATAVDAAIRRVVDRGWFVLGPEVDAFEHAFAQASGAAHAVGVGTGTDAIALILRALGIGRGDEVITAPLSAAYTALAVMMAGARPVFADLDADRLTLDPAAVRAAIGPDTAAILPVHLYGQPAAMRELSAIATRHNLAMVEDCCQAHLATHEGRPVGSYSAAAAYSFYPTKNLGALGDGGAITTGDAQLSDRLKRLRNGGQTDRYHHAEAGLNTRLDEIQAAVLAARLAFLPAWTARRRALAAVYRRELAGADVVVPPELDAGHVYHLFTVRSARRDVLMTRLADRGIETLIHYPVPIPRQPALASESPAVCPVADRVCDEILSLPLYPAMTDAQAADVARAVGETGREPTASRT, encoded by the coding sequence ATGACGGTCGCACGCATCCCCTTCATGAGTCTTCGCCTCGGTGAAGATGCCACGGCGGTGGACGCGGCCATCCGGCGCGTCGTCGATCGTGGGTGGTTCGTCCTCGGGCCAGAAGTCGACGCCTTCGAGCACGCGTTCGCCCAGGCATCGGGCGCGGCGCACGCGGTGGGCGTTGGCACCGGCACGGATGCCATCGCGCTGATCCTGCGGGCGCTCGGGATCGGGCGCGGCGACGAGGTCATCACCGCTCCTCTGTCGGCCGCCTACACGGCGCTCGCGGTGATGATGGCGGGCGCGAGACCGGTCTTCGCGGATCTCGATGCCGACCGGCTCACGCTCGATCCGGCGGCCGTCCGCGCCGCCATCGGGCCAGACACGGCGGCCATCCTGCCGGTGCACCTCTACGGCCAGCCGGCCGCGATGCGCGAGTTGTCCGCCATCGCGACGCGCCACAACCTGGCGATGGTCGAGGACTGCTGCCAGGCGCACCTCGCCACGCACGAGGGCCGCCCGGTGGGTTCGTACAGCGCCGCGGCGGCCTACAGCTTCTACCCGACCAAGAACCTCGGTGCCCTCGGCGACGGCGGCGCAATCACGACCGGCGACGCACAACTGTCCGACCGGCTGAAACGGCTGCGAAACGGGGGGCAGACCGATCGCTATCACCACGCGGAAGCGGGCCTCAACACGCGCCTGGACGAGATTCAGGCCGCCGTACTGGCCGCACGGCTGGCCTTTCTTCCGGCGTGGACCGCGCGCCGGCGCGCGCTCGCCGCGGTCTATCGGCGAGAACTGGCCGGCGCAGATGTCGTGGTGCCGCCCGAATTGGACGCAGGCCACGTCTATCACCTGTTCACCGTCCGCTCCGCGCGGCGCGATGTCCTCATGACCCGGCTGGCGGATCGTGGCATCGAGACGCTCATCCACTACCCGGTGCCGATCCCGCGTCAGCCGGCGCTCGCCTCGGAATCACCAGCGGTGTGCCCGGTGGCCGACCGCGTCTGCGACGAGATCCTGTCGCTCCCCCTCTACCCGGCAATGACCGATGCCCAGGCCGCGGACGTCGCACGCGCAGTCGGTGAGACGGGCCGTGAACCGACCGCATCACGGACCTGA
- a CDS encoding GDP-mannose 4,6-dehydratase → MRALITGGAGFIGSHLAERLLSQGHGVFVLDDLSTGSIDNIVHLKSHSAFHYTIDSVINEPVLAELIDRVDVVYHLAAAVGVKLIVEQPVHTIETNVKGTEIVLTHANKKKKLVLIASTSEVYGKNANVPFSEDADLVLGPTMKHRWAYACSKAIDEFLALAYWKEKKLPVIIVRLFNTVGPRQTGQYGMVIPNFVRQALAGRPITVFGDGTQSRSFTYVGDVVEALVGLVVEPRAIGKVFNVGNTYEITIRDLAERVKALTGSASPIVTIPYDEAYEEGFEDMPRRVPDITRLHDLIGYEPKVQLDEVLARVIDYFQQA, encoded by the coding sequence ATGCGCGCACTGATCACGGGTGGGGCCGGATTCATCGGGTCACACCTCGCCGAGCGACTTCTCTCCCAGGGACACGGGGTCTTCGTCCTCGACGATCTATCCACCGGATCGATTGACAATATCGTCCACCTGAAAAGTCATTCGGCGTTCCACTACACGATCGATTCGGTCATCAATGAACCGGTCCTCGCCGAACTGATCGACCGCGTGGACGTCGTGTACCACCTCGCGGCCGCCGTCGGGGTGAAACTGATCGTCGAACAGCCGGTTCACACGATCGAGACGAACGTCAAGGGAACGGAGATCGTCCTCACCCACGCAAACAAGAAGAAGAAGCTCGTGCTGATCGCCTCCACCTCGGAGGTCTACGGCAAGAACGCCAACGTGCCGTTCAGCGAGGACGCCGATCTCGTTCTCGGGCCGACGATGAAGCACCGGTGGGCGTATGCGTGCAGCAAGGCGATCGACGAGTTCCTGGCGCTGGCCTACTGGAAGGAGAAGAAGCTCCCTGTCATCATCGTCCGCCTCTTCAACACCGTCGGACCGCGCCAGACCGGCCAGTACGGAATGGTCATACCGAACTTCGTTCGCCAGGCGCTCGCCGGACGGCCCATCACGGTGTTCGGGGACGGTACCCAGTCGAGGAGCTTCACGTACGTCGGCGACGTCGTGGAGGCGCTCGTGGGCCTGGTCGTCGAACCGCGGGCCATCGGGAAGGTGTTCAACGTCGGCAACACGTACGAGATAACGATCCGGGATCTGGCTGAACGGGTGAAGGCGCTGACCGGAAGCGCGTCTCCCATCGTGACGATTCCGTATGACGAGGCGTACGAGGAAGGCTTCGAGGACATGCCCCGGCGCGTCCCGGACATCACCCGCCTGCACGACCTCATCGGGTACGAGCCGAAGGTCCAGCTCGACGAGGTGCTGGCGCGGGTGATCGACTACTTCCAGCAGGCGTAG
- a CDS encoding GNAT family N-acetyltransferase: MADIVRFRPDDRRAVDTLYRRIFGYDAANASQLRWRWQYEQNPNNPPDGAQIWLAREGPTVIGQYATMPVRLTVVGSEITGSWGMDVMVAPERQRQGIGEVLFRTWDRQVGASLGLGLSVSSQGLFRKLKWPDIEPVPCLAKPLTRRAFRRASWPMPLNRLVSALTFPYVRFVSRTKPLHAQIEPIRHFDDRFTELWGRVARSFDLAVVRDAAYLNWKFIEPPHVRYSVVALKRDETVGGYAVYRHVQEARSRVTILVDFLVDPSDVLGLETLLRWVDREARAADSDKIRVFAMHEGYRRTLKRAGYFDVKASLPFTAKVNAVPVPTSFYERTDRWHVTLGDSDQDRYSGRRLAAVEEFACR; encoded by the coding sequence ATGGCCGACATCGTCCGCTTTCGTCCCGACGACCGCCGCGCAGTCGACACACTCTACCGACGCATCTTCGGCTACGACGCGGCCAACGCCAGCCAGCTTCGGTGGCGGTGGCAGTACGAGCAGAACCCCAACAACCCGCCGGACGGCGCGCAAATCTGGCTGGCCCGCGAGGGTCCGACCGTCATCGGACAGTACGCCACCATGCCGGTGCGTCTCACCGTCGTCGGATCGGAGATTACCGGATCGTGGGGCATGGATGTCATGGTCGCACCGGAGCGACAGCGCCAGGGCATCGGCGAGGTGTTGTTCAGGACCTGGGATCGACAGGTCGGCGCCTCGCTCGGTCTCGGGCTGTCCGTCTCGTCGCAAGGTCTCTTCCGAAAACTGAAGTGGCCGGATATCGAGCCCGTGCCGTGCCTGGCCAAGCCGCTCACGCGCCGTGCGTTTCGCCGGGCGTCGTGGCCGATGCCGCTCAACCGGCTGGTGTCCGCGCTGACCTTCCCGTACGTGCGGTTCGTATCGCGCACCAAACCCCTTCACGCGCAGATCGAGCCCATCCGCCACTTCGACGACCGCTTCACCGAGCTGTGGGGCCGGGTTGCCCGCTCGTTCGACCTGGCTGTCGTGCGCGACGCCGCCTATCTGAACTGGAAGTTCATCGAACCGCCGCATGTCCGGTATTCGGTCGTCGCGCTCAAACGGGACGAGACCGTCGGTGGATACGCCGTGTACCGCCACGTGCAGGAAGCGCGGAGCCGGGTGACGATCCTCGTGGACTTCCTCGTCGACCCGTCGGACGTACTCGGGCTGGAAACGCTGCTGCGATGGGTGGATCGCGAGGCGCGCGCCGCGGATTCCGACAAGATCCGCGTGTTCGCGATGCACGAGGGCTACAGGCGGACGCTGAAGCGCGCAGGGTATTTCGACGTGAAGGCCTCGCTTCCGTTCACGGCCAAGGTGAATGCCGTGCCGGTGCCGACGTCCTTCTACGAGCGCACGGACCGGTGGCACGTCACTCTGGGCGACTCCGACCAGGACCGGTATTCAGGCCGGCGGTTGGCAGCCGTGGAGGAATTCGCATGTCGCTGA
- a CDS encoding GatB/YqeY domain-containing protein, which yields MSLIEDLTRAIAESMKARDQARLSPLRMLKAALMNREVERGGALTDVEERQVVSTLAKQRRESIEQFAKGGRQDLVDKETAELSVLESYLPPALAPEDLDRFVSEAIAETGAASPKDMGRVMKAVMAKLAGATVDGRTVNELVRRRLAG from the coding sequence ATGTCGCTGATCGAAGACCTGACTCGGGCGATCGCCGAATCGATGAAGGCCAGGGACCAGGCCCGGCTGTCACCCCTGCGGATGCTGAAGGCCGCGCTGATGAACCGCGAAGTCGAGCGGGGAGGAGCGCTGACGGACGTCGAGGAGCGCCAGGTCGTCTCGACACTGGCCAAGCAGCGCCGCGAGTCGATTGAGCAGTTTGCCAAGGGCGGGCGTCAGGACTTGGTGGACAAGGAGACGGCTGAACTCTCGGTTCTCGAATCCTACCTCCCGCCGGCGCTTGCCCCGGAGGACCTCGACCGGTTCGTCTCCGAGGCGATTGCGGAGACCGGAGCCGCTTCACCCAAGGACATGGGTCGTGTGATGAAGGCCGTGATGGCGAAGCTGGCGGGGGCGACAGTCGACGGAAGAACCGTGAACGAGTTGGTCCGCCGGCGACTGGCCGGCTGA
- the murJ gene encoding murein biosynthesis integral membrane protein MurJ codes for MTAEVRGAGAARLARSAGLVGAATMSSRVLGMVRDQTLAYYFGASHEMDAYNVAFRIPNLLRDLFAEGAMSSAFVPTFTRLLTLKDRAAAWRLGNLVLNGLLLVTAAFVGAGMVFVWPIVRFAASDYGSVPGKLELAVSLAQIMFPFLILVALAAACMGMLNSVRRFFVPAISPAMFNVGTILTMVVLIPILRAQGIRPIFAVAIGTLVGGIGQVVVQWPLLRREGFRYRPIVSFRDPHVREVLALMAPGTIGLAAVQINVLINTMLATSQGEGAVSFLSYAFRLMYLPIGLFGLSIATAALPSLSRHAAREDRDAMRRTLSSGLRMMLMLNVPATVGLVVLARPIVALLFERGSFTAVATAGTVSALICYAPGLLGYSAVKICVPTFYTLRDSRTPVAVSMITVAVNVALSLLLVGPFGYRGLAFGTALASLFSAATLLWLLRRRLDGIDGRRLATASIKVGVASLGMAAAVWATERGLGSFAPGPSLAAQLVRVGGAIAAGIVALAGAARLLRIAEFNEAARTVSARIFRPAGASS; via the coding sequence GTGACTGCAGAAGTTCGCGGTGCGGGCGCCGCCCGACTGGCGCGCTCGGCCGGTCTCGTCGGTGCGGCGACGATGTCGAGCCGGGTGCTCGGGATGGTTCGCGATCAAACGCTGGCGTATTATTTCGGCGCCAGCCACGAAATGGACGCCTACAACGTGGCGTTCCGCATCCCGAACCTCCTGCGCGACCTCTTCGCTGAAGGGGCGATGAGCTCAGCGTTCGTGCCGACCTTCACCCGACTGCTCACCCTGAAGGACAGGGCGGCCGCGTGGCGCCTCGGGAACCTCGTCCTCAACGGCCTCCTGCTCGTGACCGCTGCCTTCGTCGGCGCGGGCATGGTGTTCGTGTGGCCGATCGTCCGGTTCGCCGCGTCCGACTACGGTTCGGTGCCCGGCAAGCTCGAGCTTGCCGTCTCGCTCGCCCAGATCATGTTCCCGTTCCTCATCCTGGTGGCGCTGGCCGCCGCCTGCATGGGGATGCTCAACTCCGTGCGCCGTTTCTTCGTGCCCGCGATCTCGCCGGCGATGTTCAACGTCGGCACCATCCTCACCATGGTCGTGCTGATCCCGATCCTCCGCGCGCAGGGGATCCGCCCGATCTTCGCCGTGGCCATTGGGACGCTCGTGGGCGGAATCGGACAGGTGGTCGTGCAGTGGCCGCTGCTCCGCCGGGAGGGTTTCCGGTACCGCCCGATCGTCAGTTTCCGCGATCCGCACGTGCGCGAAGTCCTGGCACTGATGGCTCCGGGCACCATCGGCCTTGCTGCCGTCCAGATCAACGTCCTCATCAACACCATGCTGGCGACGAGCCAGGGCGAGGGCGCGGTCTCGTTCCTCAGCTACGCGTTCCGCCTGATGTACCTGCCCATCGGCCTGTTCGGCCTGTCGATTGCCACCGCGGCACTCCCGTCCTTGTCGCGCCACGCGGCGCGCGAGGATCGGGACGCGATGCGCCGGACGCTGTCGAGCGGGCTGCGGATGATGCTGATGTTGAACGTGCCGGCGACCGTCGGGCTTGTTGTCCTGGCCCGGCCGATTGTCGCGCTACTGTTCGAGCGTGGCTCCTTCACGGCCGTCGCCACCGCGGGTACGGTATCGGCGCTCATCTGTTACGCCCCGGGGCTGCTCGGGTACTCGGCCGTCAAGATCTGCGTGCCGACGTTCTACACGCTGCGCGACAGCCGAACCCCAGTAGCCGTGAGCATGATCACCGTGGCGGTCAACGTGGCGCTGAGCCTGCTCCTGGTCGGGCCGTTTGGCTATCGCGGGCTGGCGTTCGGGACGGCCCTGGCCTCCCTCTTCAGCGCGGCCACGCTCCTCTGGCTCCTCCGTCGTCGGCTCGATGGAATCGACGGTCGCCGACTGGCAACGGCCTCGATCAAGGTCGGAGTCGCGTCACTCGGAATGGCCGCGGCGGTCTGGGCGACCGAGCGTGGACTGGGCAGCTTCGCGCCTGGCCCTTCGTTGGCGGCGCAACTGGTCCGTGTGGGCGGTGCGATTGCCGCCGGGATCGTCGCGCTGGCCGGGGCGGCGCGCCTGCTCCGCATCGCCGAGTTCAACGAGGCGGCGCGGACGGTGTCGGCTCGGATCTTCAGACCTGCCGGCGCCAGCTCATGA
- a CDS encoding rhomboid family intramembrane serine protease yields the protein MVRALIWTNAALFVISWLVPAIVLFLGLQPDAVYSRLFVWQPVTYMFLHAGFFHILFNMLALWMFGVELERMWGTTFFLKYYFVTGVGAAVTTMLLALVPGEVGAAMRYSLTVGASGAIYGLLLAYALAFPDRPIYMWMVFPIPARYFVLIMGAIAFLSSVGGNQGGVANTAHLGGLVFGYLYLRVWRSRPLDELKYRYVKWRMNRLRRKFSVYSGGRNDWDRKVH from the coding sequence GTGGTCAGGGCCCTGATCTGGACGAACGCGGCACTGTTCGTCATCTCGTGGCTCGTGCCCGCCATCGTCCTCTTCCTTGGCCTGCAGCCGGACGCGGTCTACTCGCGACTGTTCGTCTGGCAGCCGGTCACGTACATGTTCCTGCACGCGGGTTTCTTTCACATCCTGTTCAACATGCTCGCGCTGTGGATGTTCGGCGTCGAGCTCGAGCGGATGTGGGGCACGACGTTCTTCCTCAAGTACTACTTCGTCACCGGCGTGGGCGCCGCGGTGACCACGATGCTTCTGGCGCTGGTGCCCGGCGAGGTCGGCGCCGCCATGCGCTACTCGCTGACCGTGGGAGCGTCGGGCGCCATCTACGGCCTGCTGCTCGCCTATGCTCTGGCCTTCCCGGACCGCCCGATCTACATGTGGATGGTGTTCCCGATTCCCGCCAGGTACTTCGTCCTCATCATGGGTGCAATTGCGTTCCTGTCGTCGGTGGGAGGCAACCAGGGTGGGGTGGCGAACACGGCACATCTCGGCGGGCTGGTGTTCGGCTACCTGTATCTGCGGGTGTGGCGCTCGCGGCCTCTGGACGAACTGAAATATCGCTACGTCAAGTGGAGGATGAACCGGCTGCGGCGCAAGTTCAGCGTCTACAGCGGCGGCCGCAACGACTGGGATCGGAAGGTTCACTGA
- a CDS encoding cupin domain-containing protein: MTLPSRLHRWDEISLEKMTEMISRKIIPGDRLMLAHVYLKRGALVPMHHHEGEQMTYVLQGALRVMIGGEELTVREGEVLHIPSNVDHQAEALDDTLELDVFSPVRAEWMIDTNGQ; encoded by the coding sequence ATGACGCTGCCCTCTCGCCTGCATCGCTGGGACGAAATCTCACTCGAGAAGATGACCGAGATGATCTCGCGGAAGATCATCCCGGGCGATCGGCTCATGCTCGCGCACGTGTACCTCAAGCGCGGCGCGCTGGTGCCAATGCATCACCACGAGGGCGAGCAGATGACCTACGTGCTCCAGGGTGCGCTGCGGGTGATGATTGGGGGCGAGGAACTCACCGTGCGGGAGGGAGAGGTGCTCCACATCCCCTCGAATGTCGATCATCAGGCAGAAGCCCTGGACGACACGCTCGAACTCGACGTCTTCAGCCCCGTGCGGGCCGAGTGGATGATCGACACCAACGGTCAGTGA
- a CDS encoding dehydrogenase E1 component subunit alpha/beta, with the protein MEAPTTVNGVAGQVGASSGPGHHGLDGGDLLRAYRWMLLSRKIDDKEIQLKNQSRIFFQISGAGHEAILVAAGRALRPGYDWFYPYYRDRALCLVLGVTPYEMLLEAVGARDDPASGGRQMPSHWGHKRWNIVSQGSPTGTQCLQGVGCAEAGRLYQRLTDISDRESCFRADEVVYVSSGEGATAEGEFWESLNTACGKRLPVVYLIEDNGYAISVPVEVQTPGGDISRIVTSFPNLHVVTTDGTDFPASCHAMNDAVAYARERRGPALVHAHVTRPYSHSLSDDERLYKTPAEREAEAEKDPIRRLQRVLLREGLASTADLDHLAASLDREVDEAAARALQAERPAPDTATLWVFSPDVDPTGPAFCGPAQPTGKPDTMVAAINRTLRSEMARNPRIVMFGEDVADATREEALSAVQGKGGVFKVTHGLQRAFGSTRVFNSPLAEANIIGRAVGMATRGIKPVVEIQFFDYIWPAMMQLRDEMAMLRYRSGNTFSCPMVVRVPIGGYLRGGAPYHSQSGESIFAHCPGIRIAFPSNAVDAAGLLRTAIRCDDPVLYFEHKHLYRQTYNKGEYPGDDFTIPFGNGALVRDGADLVVVTWGALVQRTLLAAQQAEKDGISVAVFDLRTIVPYDWPGIAELVKRTNRVIIAHEDQLTCGFGAEIAARVAGELFEYLDAPVRRVASLDTPVAYCPDLEEVILPQSADILKAIRETAEY; encoded by the coding sequence ATGGAAGCACCAACGACGGTCAACGGGGTGGCGGGCCAGGTTGGGGCTTCCTCGGGCCCCGGACATCACGGGCTCGACGGCGGCGACCTGCTGCGGGCCTACCGGTGGATGCTCCTGTCGCGAAAGATCGACGACAAGGAGATCCAGCTGAAGAATCAGAGCCGGATCTTCTTTCAAATCAGCGGCGCCGGACACGAAGCGATTCTCGTCGCCGCGGGTCGTGCGCTCCGCCCCGGGTACGACTGGTTCTATCCCTATTACCGCGACCGGGCGCTGTGTCTCGTGCTGGGCGTCACGCCGTACGAGATGCTGCTCGAAGCCGTTGGCGCCAGGGACGACCCGGCATCGGGCGGCCGCCAGATGCCGTCCCACTGGGGCCACAAGCGCTGGAACATCGTGTCGCAGGGCAGCCCGACGGGTACCCAGTGCCTGCAGGGAGTCGGATGCGCCGAGGCCGGTCGGCTGTACCAGCGGCTCACGGACATTTCCGACCGCGAGTCGTGCTTCCGCGCTGACGAAGTCGTCTACGTCTCGTCCGGTGAGGGTGCGACGGCGGAGGGCGAGTTCTGGGAATCGCTCAACACCGCGTGCGGCAAACGACTGCCGGTCGTCTATCTCATCGAGGACAACGGCTACGCGATCTCGGTCCCCGTGGAGGTGCAGACGCCAGGGGGCGATATCTCGAGGATCGTCACCTCGTTCCCGAATCTCCACGTCGTCACGACGGACGGCACGGACTTCCCCGCCAGCTGCCACGCGATGAACGATGCGGTCGCCTACGCGCGTGAGCGGCGCGGCCCCGCACTGGTTCACGCGCACGTCACCCGGCCGTACTCCCATTCCCTGTCGGACGATGAACGGCTCTACAAGACGCCGGCTGAACGCGAAGCCGAGGCGGAGAAGGATCCGATCCGTCGGCTGCAGCGGGTGCTGCTGCGCGAGGGCCTCGCCAGCACCGCCGACCTCGACCACCTGGCCGCAAGCCTCGATCGCGAGGTCGACGAAGCGGCCGCACGGGCCCTGCAGGCAGAGAGACCAGCGCCGGACACCGCGACCCTCTGGGTGTTCTCGCCCGACGTCGATCCCACCGGCCCCGCGTTCTGTGGTCCGGCGCAACCGACGGGGAAGCCGGACACGATGGTGGCCGCCATCAACCGGACGCTCCGCTCGGAGATGGCGCGCAACCCGCGGATCGTGATGTTCGGCGAGGACGTTGCCGATGCCACGCGTGAAGAGGCGTTGTCGGCGGTGCAGGGCAAGGGTGGTGTCTTCAAGGTCACGCACGGCCTGCAGCGCGCGTTTGGCAGCACCCGGGTGTTCAACTCGCCACTGGCGGAGGCGAACATCATTGGGCGCGCCGTCGGCATGGCCACGCGCGGCATCAAGCCGGTGGTCGAGATCCAGTTCTTCGACTACATCTGGCCCGCGATGATGCAGCTGCGCGACGAGATGGCGATGCTGCGGTACCGCTCGGGCAACACCTTTTCCTGCCCGATGGTGGTGCGCGTGCCGATCGGCGGCTACCTGCGCGGCGGCGCACCCTATCACAGTCAATCGGGGGAGAGCATCTTCGCCCACTGCCCCGGCATCCGGATTGCCTTCCCGTCCAACGCCGTCGATGCGGCTGGACTCCTGCGCACCGCCATCCGCTGCGACGATCCGGTGCTGTACTTCGAGCACAAGCACCTGTACCGTCAGACCTACAACAAGGGCGAGTACCCCGGCGACGATTTCACGATTCCCTTCGGCAATGGGGCACTGGTGCGCGACGGCGCTGATCTCGTGGTCGTCACGTGGGGCGCGCTGGTGCAGCGCACGCTGCTCGCCGCACAGCAGGCGGAGAAGGACGGCATCAGCGTCGCGGTATTCGATCTGCGGACCATCGTTCCGTACGATTGGCCCGGCATCGCGGAACTCGTGAAGCGGACGAATCGTGTGATCATCGCGCACGAGGATCAGTTGACGTGCGGGTTCGGCGCCGAGATTGCGGCGAGGGTGGCCGGCGAACTCTTCGAGTATCTCGACGCCCCGGTTCGTCGCGTCGCATCGCTCGACACGCCCGTTGCCTACTGCCCGGACCTCGAAGAGGTGATCCTGCCGCAGAGCGCTGACATCCTGAAGGCAATCCGAGAGACCGCGGAGTACTGA
- a CDS encoding C-GCAxxG-C-C family protein, producing MSDAVNGKVEAALGRFAEGYSCSQAVLTAFVPGFGLEADRALRLASAFGGGIARNGEMCGAVTGALMALGLARGKADNEEPSKAALYSLANDFLTRFREQHGSVQCRDLIGCSIGTPEGLQAARDRNVFKDVCPRLVGDAARILSALLEEPPAGG from the coding sequence ATGAGCGACGCGGTCAACGGCAAGGTAGAGGCAGCTCTCGGACGCTTTGCAGAAGGATACTCGTGCTCGCAGGCCGTGCTGACCGCCTTCGTCCCGGGGTTCGGCCTCGAGGCGGACCGAGCCCTGCGCCTCGCATCGGCCTTCGGCGGCGGCATCGCCCGGAACGGCGAGATGTGCGGCGCGGTGACCGGAGCGCTGATGGCCCTTGGTCTGGCGCGTGGAAAGGCCGACAACGAAGAGCCGTCGAAAGCGGCGCTCTACAGCCTGGCAAACGACTTCCTGACCCGTTTCCGCGAACAGCATGGATCGGTGCAGTGCCGAGACCTGATCGGCTGTTCCATCGGAACCCCCGAGGGACTCCAGGCCGCCCGCGATCGCAACGTGTTCAAGGACGTGTGCCCACGACTGGTCGGCGACGCCGCCCGGATCCTCTCGGCGCTCCTCGAGGAACCTCCGGCAGGAGGCTGA
- a CDS encoding ATP synthase F0 subunit C, whose protein sequence is MRKSLVLSLTVLFVAAGMVAPLFAQGSAAAAGGSEVAKWSIITAGFALAIAAAAGAFGQSKGLSAAAEAIARNPSATGDIRFALILGLVLIESLVIYVLLVALILFFVKPFPV, encoded by the coding sequence GTGCGTAAATCGCTGGTGCTGTCGCTGACGGTGTTGTTCGTGGCCGCGGGCATGGTTGCGCCGCTGTTCGCCCAGGGGTCCGCTGCGGCGGCTGGGGGCAGCGAGGTGGCGAAGTGGTCGATCATCACGGCCGGGTTCGCCCTGGCCATCGCGGCGGCGGCCGGTGCCTTTGGCCAGTCGAAGGGCTTGAGCGCGGCTGCCGAGGCGATCGCGCGCAACCCCAGCGCAACCGGTGACATCCGGTTTGCGTTGATCCTGGGGCTCGTGCTCATCGAGTCCCTCGTGATCTACGTGCTGCTCGTCGCGCTGATCCTGTTCTTCGTCAAGCCGTTCCCCGTATAG
- the atpB gene encoding F0F1 ATP synthase subunit A — protein sequence MEKLEHSLWIVQFVNALLGPLVAAALRPLGYHFEPGQEVIPDFLVMCLLILVVLSVLCLFIRSRLSVENPGKLQILLEDVVGFLNGMMDEYIGPKGRSYTTLVGTMFIFILVGNLMGLVPGLKSPTSNINVTLGCALTVFVYYQFHGFKEQGILGYMKHFLAPAGAPIWIAPIYLPVELISHLSRVLSLSVRLFGNIFGEDLVILILFSIVPFVAPLPMMFLGLITATLQAYIFAMLTTIYLAGAVVVDHGPDGHGAHGDGHATELGTA from the coding sequence ATGGAGAAGCTCGAGCACTCGCTCTGGATCGTGCAGTTCGTGAACGCGCTGCTCGGCCCACTCGTGGCCGCCGCACTGCGACCGCTCGGCTACCACTTCGAGCCGGGCCAGGAAGTCATTCCCGACTTCCTGGTGATGTGCCTGCTGATCCTCGTCGTTCTGTCGGTGCTCTGCCTGTTCATCCGCTCGCGCCTCAGCGTCGAGAATCCTGGGAAACTGCAGATTCTGCTGGAAGACGTGGTCGGGTTCCTCAACGGGATGATGGACGAGTACATCGGGCCGAAGGGCCGCAGCTATACGACCCTCGTGGGGACGATGTTCATCTTCATCCTCGTGGGCAATCTCATGGGGCTCGTGCCCGGGCTGAAGTCGCCGACGAGCAACATCAACGTCACGCTCGGCTGCGCGCTGACGGTGTTCGTCTACTACCAGTTCCACGGCTTCAAGGAGCAGGGGATCCTCGGGTACATGAAGCACTTCCTCGCGCCGGCCGGGGCGCCGATCTGGATCGCGCCGATCTACCTGCCCGTCGAGTTGATCAGTCACCTGTCGCGCGTGCTGTCGCTCTCCGTCCGGTTGTTCGGCAACATCTTCGGCGAAGATCTGGTCATCCTGATCCTCTTCAGCATCGTCCCGTTCGTGGCGCCGCTGCCCATGATGTTCCTCGGGCTGATTACCGCGACGCTGCAGGCCTACATCTTCGCGATGCTCACGACGATCTATCTGGCGGGTGCGGTGGTCGTGGACCATGGGCCGGACGGCCACGGTGCGCACGGCGACGGGCACGCGACGGAGCTCGGGACGGCTTGA
- a CDS encoding AtpZ/AtpI family protein, with the protein MTKTTGPSLGSLGALSAVGFAFVLAVVFGFLIGYFLDRWLGTSPLFLIVFFFAGVAAGIVNVVRTANAVTEEEKRSGKE; encoded by the coding sequence GTGACCAAGACGACCGGCCCATCCCTGGGTTCGCTCGGCGCGCTCAGCGCCGTCGGGTTCGCGTTCGTCCTGGCGGTCGTCTTCGGCTTCCTCATCGGCTACTTCCTCGATCGCTGGCTCGGCACCTCGCCGCTCTTCCTCATCGTGTTCTTCTTCGCAGGCGTGGCCGCCGGCATCGTGAACGTCGTCCGAACGGCGAATGCCGTGACCGAGGAAGAGAAGCGGAGCGGCAAGGAGTGA